A window of Sporocytophaga myxococcoides contains these coding sequences:
- a CDS encoding hydrogen peroxide-inducible genes activator, whose product MTLVQLEYIVALDTFRHFGIAAEKCFVTQPTLSMQIQKLEEELGILLFDRGKQPVIPTDAGKDVIAQARRILKESAKIKEIINSKKGLLEGEIKIGIIPTLAPYLIPLFLPSFIKKYTSVKVILEELKTEDILYRLKNDLLDTGILVGPLGDPQIHEKKLFYEPFVAYVSKKHTLYKKKILKEEDLEVNDLWLLQEGHCMRSQVLKMCKASGHDNGDSQVIYEAGSIETLKKLVELNQGVTLLPELALADLNAGQRGMVRYFYEPEPVREVVLVTHRNIVKERLNEVLSEEIIAKVPQKMKKDNPNIINIEL is encoded by the coding sequence ATGACACTGGTTCAATTGGAATATATCGTGGCCCTGGATACATTCAGGCATTTTGGGATTGCAGCTGAAAAATGTTTTGTAACCCAACCAACCTTAAGTATGCAGATTCAAAAGTTAGAAGAAGAGCTTGGGATTCTTTTGTTTGACAGAGGAAAACAACCGGTAATACCAACAGATGCCGGAAAAGATGTAATTGCACAAGCCCGCAGAATACTAAAAGAATCTGCTAAGATAAAAGAGATTATTAATTCAAAAAAAGGTCTTTTAGAAGGAGAAATAAAGATTGGGATAATTCCAACACTTGCCCCATATCTCATTCCTTTATTTCTCCCTTCCTTTATAAAAAAGTATACTTCTGTCAAAGTAATTCTGGAGGAGCTGAAAACAGAAGATATTTTATATAGATTAAAAAATGATCTGCTGGATACTGGAATTTTGGTGGGGCCTTTGGGAGATCCCCAGATACATGAGAAGAAATTGTTTTATGAACCATTCGTAGCTTATGTTTCGAAAAAACATACATTATACAAGAAAAAGATTTTGAAGGAGGAAGATCTGGAGGTAAATGACTTATGGCTTTTGCAGGAAGGGCATTGTATGAGGAGTCAGGTTTTGAAAATGTGTAAAGCATCAGGTCATGACAATGGAGACAGTCAGGTAATATACGAGGCAGGTAGTATCGAGACATTAAAGAAGCTTGTCGAATTGAATCAGGGGGTAACCCTTTTGCCGGAGTTGGCTTTAGCTGATTTAAATGCAGGTCAAAGAGGAATGGTAAGATATTTTTATGAGCCAGAGCCCGTAAGAGAGGTCGTACTGGTAACACATAGAAATATTGTGAAGGAAAGACTGAATGAAGTACTATCAGAAGAGATTATAGCCAAAGTTCCTCAAAAAATGAAAAAAGATAATCCGAACATAATTAACATTGAGTTATAA
- a CDS encoding HAD family hydrolase has product MIEIPIASNTKGLIFDIDGTLVDTMYLHYKASQIACNEYGFDFPLDFFKAYAGVPTLTVFELLMKHLGLDFNGREIGQKKENLYLELVHEVKPLQPVYDIVLKYEGKLPIALGTGATREIAMMTLKAAGILDKFEHIVTCEDVKNPKPAPDTFLQCASLIGIEPQFCQVFEDGDAGIKAALEGGMMATDIRQYVDVNIQL; this is encoded by the coding sequence ATGATTGAAATTCCAATTGCATCTAATACTAAAGGTTTAATATTTGATATAGATGGCACCCTTGTAGATACTATGTACCTTCATTATAAAGCTAGTCAGATTGCTTGTAATGAATATGGCTTTGATTTCCCCTTGGATTTCTTTAAAGCGTATGCAGGAGTTCCTACACTTACAGTTTTTGAGCTTTTAATGAAACATCTTGGCCTTGACTTTAACGGCCGTGAAATTGGTCAAAAAAAAGAAAATCTGTACCTCGAACTGGTTCATGAGGTCAAACCGCTTCAACCTGTATATGATATTGTTCTTAAATATGAAGGAAAACTTCCTATAGCACTGGGAACCGGAGCTACGCGTGAAATTGCAATGATGACCTTGAAAGCTGCAGGTATACTTGACAAATTTGAACACATTGTAACTTGTGAAGATGTCAAGAATCCTAAACCTGCACCAGATACATTTTTACAATGTGCATCATTGATTGGTATTGAACCTCAATTCTGTCAGGTATTTGAAGACGGAGATGCAGGTATTAAAGCTGCATTGGAAGGAGGAATGATGGCTACAGACATAAGGCAATATGTAGATGTAAATATTCAGCTTTAA
- a CDS encoding ferredoxin--NADP reductase — protein MSQYHHLKVKEIIKETSDTITVVFESGSKQISYKSGQFLTLIVPVNGDKLRRSYSLCSSPYTDKELAVTIKRITNGVVSNYLPDNLKQGDTLEIMEPAGTFNFTPDPSRAVDIVLIGAGSGITPLISIAKTALEKEPKSKVFLIYGNRNENSIIFKHKLESLQSEFKDRFTVIHRLSQPQDKSLPAGRLNRSEVIKLLESFNKLKIEKAEYYVCGPDGMMQEAIGALELLKVSKSQIKKESFLPADANALSSGKVVSDSPESPQDVTIIYQGSEYKITVPPNKSILEVALKQNIDLPYSCQSGMCTACMGKCISGKVHLDDSDALSDIELEKGYVLTCVGHPVTPNVVIEID, from the coding sequence ATGAGCCAGTATCATCACCTAAAAGTTAAGGAAATAATAAAAGAAACTTCAGACACTATTACAGTGGTCTTCGAGAGTGGATCAAAACAAATATCCTATAAGTCAGGTCAATTTTTAACTTTAATAGTTCCTGTAAACGGTGATAAATTAAGAAGGTCTTATTCCCTTTGTTCTTCTCCTTATACAGACAAAGAATTAGCTGTTACCATTAAGAGAATTACAAATGGAGTAGTATCCAATTATCTTCCCGATAATTTAAAACAAGGAGATACTTTGGAAATAATGGAGCCTGCGGGAACATTTAATTTTACCCCCGATCCTTCGAGAGCTGTAGATATTGTCCTTATTGGAGCTGGGAGTGGAATTACACCACTAATTTCAATTGCAAAAACTGCCCTTGAAAAAGAGCCTAAAAGCAAGGTGTTCCTGATTTATGGCAATCGAAATGAAAATTCCATTATCTTTAAACATAAACTTGAATCATTACAATCAGAATTTAAGGATAGGTTTACTGTAATACACAGATTGAGTCAGCCTCAGGACAAATCATTGCCTGCCGGACGGTTGAACAGGTCGGAAGTGATCAAGCTTCTGGAATCTTTTAATAAACTCAAAATTGAAAAAGCTGAGTATTATGTTTGCGGTCCGGATGGAATGATGCAGGAAGCAATAGGTGCACTAGAACTATTAAAAGTTTCTAAAAGCCAGATTAAAAAAGAAAGTTTCCTTCCTGCTGATGCCAATGCATTGAGTAGTGGCAAAGTCGTTTCTGATAGCCCTGAATCTCCTCAGGACGTTACTATTATTTATCAGGGAAGCGAATATAAAATAACAGTGCCTCCAAATAAATCAATCCTTGAAGTTGCATTAAAGCAAAACATTGATTTGCCATATTCTTGTCAGAGTGGAATGTGTACAGCTTGTATGGGTAAATGTATCAGCGGAAAGGTACATCTTGATGATAGTGACGCACTTTCTGATATAGAGTTGGAGAAGGGATATGTCCTGACTTGCGTAGGACATCCTGTAACTCCTAATGTAGTGATTGAAATAGATTAA
- a CDS encoding M3 family oligoendopeptidase, producing the protein MRKKRTFLTEEFKVENWDVVKPFFEKLESREINNAHELNQWFLDRSELESVLSEDLAWRYIRMTGDTANKEFVDSFNFFVSEIQPNVAPYTNVLNKKAIESPYIEELQEQGFDILRRTLKKDFEIFREKNIPLFTQLDQEAQQYGAISGAMTVTIEGKELTLQQASDYLQSSDRHVRENAYREIVSRRLKDKDNLDDLLDKLIQLRNEVALNADFSNFRDYMFRSMGRFDYSAEDCYAFHKAVKSEVVPLLNEFAKERKQALGLDQLKPWDSNINYLGTGPLKPFETGEELEEKTIKCFTQIDPYLGECISSMKQMGHLDLVSRKGKAPGGYNYPLDETGVPFIFMNATSSLRDLVTMVHEGGHALHSFLTKDLPLNTFKQVPSEVAELASMSMELISMEYWDIFFPNTEDLIRAKREHLESIISTLPWVATIDKFQHWMYLNPEHTAEQRKDAWKSIVTEFSNSITDWTGLEESLEYLWQKQLHIFEVPFYYIEYGMAQLGAIAVWKNYKENPEMGYKAYKEALKLGYTKPIGAIYEAAGIKFDFSKENIKNLIGFVQSELSKL; encoded by the coding sequence GTGAGAAAAAAAAGAACCTTTTTAACCGAGGAGTTTAAAGTAGAAAACTGGGATGTTGTAAAACCATTTTTTGAAAAGTTAGAATCAAGGGAAATTAATAATGCTCATGAGCTGAATCAATGGTTTTTGGACAGAAGCGAATTAGAATCTGTACTTTCTGAAGATCTTGCATGGCGCTATATCAGAATGACTGGAGATACCGCAAATAAAGAGTTTGTCGATAGTTTCAACTTCTTTGTTTCAGAAATACAACCAAATGTAGCGCCTTATACAAATGTATTAAACAAGAAAGCTATTGAAAGCCCTTACATTGAAGAGCTTCAGGAGCAAGGGTTTGATATTCTAAGAAGAACTCTCAAAAAGGACTTTGAAATTTTCAGAGAAAAGAATATTCCGCTTTTTACACAACTTGATCAGGAAGCTCAACAGTATGGCGCAATCTCCGGCGCTATGACTGTTACAATAGAGGGTAAAGAGTTGACTCTTCAGCAAGCTTCAGACTACCTTCAGTCCTCAGACAGACATGTAAGGGAAAATGCATATAGAGAAATAGTTTCAAGAAGACTTAAGGATAAAGATAACCTGGATGATTTATTAGATAAGTTAATCCAGCTTAGGAATGAGGTTGCATTGAACGCTGATTTTTCCAATTTCAGAGATTATATGTTTCGCTCTATGGGGCGTTTCGATTATTCTGCTGAGGATTGTTATGCATTTCATAAAGCTGTAAAATCAGAAGTCGTACCGCTTTTGAATGAGTTTGCTAAAGAAAGAAAGCAAGCCCTAGGATTAGATCAGTTAAAGCCATGGGATAGTAATATAAATTATTTGGGTACGGGGCCTTTAAAACCTTTTGAAACAGGGGAGGAGCTTGAAGAAAAGACTATAAAATGCTTCACACAAATTGACCCGTACCTTGGTGAATGCATTTCATCAATGAAGCAAATGGGGCATCTTGATTTAGTTTCCAGAAAAGGCAAGGCTCCTGGTGGATATAACTATCCATTAGATGAAACCGGAGTTCCATTTATCTTTATGAATGCTACTTCTTCTTTAAGGGATTTAGTAACAATGGTCCATGAAGGTGGACATGCATTACATTCATTCCTTACCAAGGATCTTCCGCTGAATACATTTAAGCAAGTGCCATCTGAAGTTGCGGAATTAGCTTCAATGTCAATGGAACTGATAAGTATGGAGTATTGGGATATATTTTTTCCGAACACAGAAGATCTGATCAGAGCCAAAAGAGAGCATCTGGAAAGTATCATATCTACATTGCCCTGGGTTGCAACCATAGACAAGTTTCAGCATTGGATGTACCTGAACCCTGAACATACTGCAGAACAAAGAAAGGATGCCTGGAAAAGTATAGTTACAGAATTCAGTAATAGTATCACTGATTGGACAGGCCTTGAAGAGAGTCTTGAGTATCTGTGGCAGAAGCAACTTCATATTTTTGAAGTCCCATTTTATTACATAGAGTATGGAATGGCCCAGCTTGGAGCTATTGCTGTGTGGAAGAATTATAAAGAGAATCCGGAAATGGGGTATAAAGCTTACAAAGAAGCTTTAAAGCTTGGATATACCAAGCCTATAGGGGCCATCTATGAAGCCGCCGGTATAAAGTTTGATTTTTCTAAAGAAAATATAAAGAACCTGATCGGATTTGTTCAGTCAGAGTTGTCAAAACTATAG